In the genome of Loxodonta africana isolate mLoxAfr1 chromosome 16, mLoxAfr1.hap2, whole genome shotgun sequence, one region contains:
- the PCBD1 gene encoding pterin-4-alpha-carbinolamine dehydratase — protein sequence MAGKAHRLSAEERDQLLPNLRAVGWNEVEGRDAIFKQFHFKDFNRAFGFMTRVALQAEKLDHHPEWFNVYNKVHITLSTHECAGLSERDINLASFIEQVAVSMT from the exons ATG GCTGGCAAAGCACACAGGCTAAGCGCCGAGGAGAGGGACCAGCTGCTGCCAAacctgagggctgtggggtggAATGAGGTGGAAGGCCGCGATGCCATCTTCAAGCAGTTCCATTTCAAAGACTTCAATAGG GCTTTTGGGTTCATGACAAGGGTGGCCCTGCAGGCTGAGAAACTGGACCACCATCCTGAGTGGTTTAATGTGTACAACAAG GTCCACATCACCCTGAGCACCCATGAGTGTGCAGGCCTTTCAGAGCGGGACATAAACCTGGCCAGCTTCATCGAACAAGTAGCAGTGTCCATGACGTAG